ACTGCTCGGTTCTTTGCGGAAACCGAGCGGCTATATGCCAATCCGAAGTTGCCGTCAGTGGGGCAAGTGGCCACTGCCTCATCCCGAAGGCTCCGGGTTGCGGTTGTGCTGGATTATGACGACCGTTTTGTTTCTCCGGACACAATGGGGGCTCTGACTGAGACCACAAATCTGTTGCTGGGGCTGGGGCACATGGTGGACGAAATCGAGTTTCCGTTTAGTCGCCAGGACGGTCGTGATTTTCTGCGCTACTGGGCGCTGATGGCCTACTCGATGAAAAATTTCGGTAGTCAAATGTTCGGAGTGTCCATGGATGCTGGTCGAACGGAGCGATTGACTAATGGGCTGAGTTCGCTGTTGGCCGGGATGGCTGAGCGGATTCCGTTGTCGCTGTGGCGGTTGCGCCGGCGAGCAGCCCGGCCGGGCGCTGGCTTGGATTCCTACGACGCCCTACTTATTCCGGTCCTCGGTCATGAGCCGCCGCCCATCGGCTATCTGGGACCTGAGGTGGACTTTCCTACTCACCTGGGTCGGTTACTGCGCTTTGCCGGCTTCACTGCCATGAGTAACGTCACGGGAGCTCCGTCCATGTCGATGCCGTTAGGTCGCTCGGAGGCTGGTGTGCCCATCGGCGTACAGTTTGTCGCGCCGATAGGCCATGAACGGACATTGCTGGAGTTGGCCTACGAACTGGAAGCGGCGCACCCATGGCGACGCACCCCGGCGGCGTAGCCGTAGTGATTCGCCATGCCTGAAGGCGACGCCGCCCGACGTGCCGCCCTCCGGTTGGATGCGGCGCTGCAAGGGCAAGAGTTGCTACGTGCCGAACTGCGGGTGCCACGGTTCGCCACGGTCGATCTGACCGGTGGTGTGGTGACCGGCACTGGCACGGTCGGCAAGCACCTGCTCACTCGAGTGCTGCGTGGTGACGAGGAGTTGACCGTGCACTCCCACATGCGTATGGACGGTCGGTGGGTGATGGGCAAGGCTGGAGCGAAACCGTGTGCCGGGCCGGGTCATCAGATTCGGATGTGGTTAGTGAACGCGACCCAGCAGGCGGTCGGGCTGCGATTGGCGGAGGTCAAAGTGGTGCGAACCCGCGACGAGGCACAACTGGTGGGCTACTTGGGGCCGGACATTCTCGCGGCAGATTTTGATGTGGCGGCTGCCGCTCACCGCATCGCAGATCACGATGGTCAACTTGTAGTCAAGCTGCTGAATCAGCGCATTGTCTGCGGACTCGGAACCATGTGGGCGGCGGAGTTTGCCAGCCATATCCGCACTAATCCATACGCCACGGATCTGGACCTAACTCAACTTGAGCGAGGCCTGAGCTATGTGCGCAAAGAAATGCTCACCGCCGTCGACGCTACTCCGCGGGAGTCGCGATCCCGGCTGGTGGTCTTCGAGCGCAACGGTCAACCGTGTCGGGTGTGCGGTGCTGCGATCAAGAAGGGTCGAGTTGGCGCGGCGCCGCAGCAGCGGGTCACCTACTGGTGCACCAGTTGTCAGCCAGCCGTACCCGAAGATGGTGCCGTCCTGCCATGACTAGGCCCCCGCCGATCGGCAGGGGCCAGAAGTCAGTAGGTATTGGGTTACTTTGCCTTCTTCTTCTCGGGAACATGCTTTTTGGCCTTGATGGCTGCGGCCTGAGTGGCCTTGTAAACGCTGTGGTTTAGCGACTGCTGGTTGCTGTCCGCCGCGTTGCCGAGAATCTTGGTGCCGTACATCGTGTACTCCTTTCGCCTCTCCCAGCATGACATATTTGTGTATATACGCATAACTTTTCTGGTGCGGCAAGGAGTGAGTTCGCTCACCTGGTCGCATAGCCTGGGGCTCTGCGTGCTGTAAACGGAGGATGCCCAATCGTGAAGCCGGAAGAGCGCTACGTAAAGCTGCTGGCCATCCTGCCCGTTACCCGCCCCGGTCGTTCGGCGCTGGAGTTGGCGGAGTTACTTGAACTCAAGGGAACGGATGAGAGCAAGCGCGAGGCGCTGGCGCGCGACGTTCGCTCCCTGAGCAAACTCGGCATCGTGATTAGTAACGTAGCTGAACCCGGTGGTGAAGCCACATACATTTTGGTGCCGGGCGACAGCAGAATCAGACGAGAATTCCCCGAGAACGAATGGGCAGAACTGCTGCGTGCCCAAGAACTGGTCACTCGCCCGGTAGCGTCGGATGTAGCGGGAGCAGCTGCCAGTTCCGCACCCCAGGTTCAGATGGCGCCTCCAGCGCAGCATCTGGGTTTGGTGCAACGGGCGCTGACCGCTAGATGTGTGCTGTGTTTCAACTACAACGGCAAAGCCCGGCGGG
The sequence above is a segment of the Actinomycetes bacterium genome. Coding sequences within it:
- a CDS encoding amidase yields the protein MSSWSMTGEVVDTTCDDALGDSDMTDLLHRLERREVNAAELRAAALRRAQLADASLNALTVSISEPRSDANVGGPLAGIPTVVKDNEQLVGELTAMGSMAVAAQPAEHDAPFVAQLLDLGLQPIGKTTMPEFGLTATTESTRHGATRNPWNTSRSTGGSSGGSAAVVAAGVVPVAHANDGGGSIRIPASCCGLFGLKPSRGRFIDAPELERLPINIVTQGVVTRTVRDTARFFAETERLYANPKLPSVGQVATASSRRLRVAVVLDYDDRFVSPDTMGALTETTNLLLGLGHMVDEIEFPFSRQDGRDFLRYWALMAYSMKNFGSQMFGVSMDAGRTERLTNGLSSLLAGMAERIPLSLWRLRRRAARPGAGLDSYDALLIPVLGHEPPPIGYLGPEVDFPTHLGRLLRFAGFTAMSNVTGAPSMSMPLGRSEAGVPIGVQFVAPIGHERTLLELAYELEAAHPWRRTPAA
- a CDS encoding WYL domain-containing protein; translated protein: MKPEERYVKLLAILPVTRPGRSALELAELLELKGTDESKREALARDVRSLSKLGIVISNVAEPGGEATYILVPGDSRIRREFPENEWAELLRAQELVTRPVASDVAGAAASSAPQVQMAPPAQHLGLVQRALTARCVLCFNYNGKARRVSVAVLHPGSSGWMVSGIDMDVSEERTFLLLRMSAVHLEEPGSAIRTEQPARGSPDPLTWQVDPPLTAHLMVPMEFVADVEQQLGATAALAESTTSTVPMTVEVVNRWPFLARLVQLGPRVRLLGPADLRAQLDSQMLLPHIAGLEPT